The following proteins come from a genomic window of Myroides odoratus DSM 2801:
- a CDS encoding 2-hydroxyacid dehydrogenase, which produces MAAKKVLHLDSNHPLMIEQLAQMGYTNVEDYTSSKETIENTIHEYEGIIIRSRFKIDQSFLEKATQLKFIGRVGAGLENIDCDFAVSKGIALIAAPEGNQTAVGEHALGMLLTLFNKLNLVDQEVRAGIWIREGNRGHEIEGKTVGIIGYGHMGNAFAKRLQGFNCEVIFHDIQDNLSNQYATQVSLATLQQKADIISLHIPQTPETMNLINQSFIEQMAKPFWLINTARGKSVHTADLVAALENGKVRGAALDVLEYEKSSFEHMFADETLPQPMQYLIQSEKVLLSPHIAGWTFESKEKLAQVIIDKIRLNFS; this is translated from the coding sequence ATGGCAGCAAAAAAAGTATTACACCTAGATAGTAATCACCCCTTGATGATAGAACAACTCGCTCAAATGGGATATACCAATGTAGAGGATTATACATCGAGTAAAGAAACCATAGAAAACACGATACACGAATACGAAGGTATTATTATACGCAGTCGATTTAAAATTGATCAGTCTTTCTTAGAAAAAGCGACACAACTTAAATTTATTGGTCGTGTTGGTGCGGGTTTAGAAAACATTGACTGCGACTTCGCAGTATCGAAAGGAATTGCTTTAATTGCAGCGCCAGAAGGCAATCAAACAGCTGTCGGAGAACATGCCTTGGGTATGTTATTGACATTATTCAACAAATTAAACCTTGTTGATCAAGAAGTAAGAGCAGGTATTTGGATTCGCGAAGGCAATAGAGGCCATGAAATTGAAGGAAAAACAGTTGGAATTATTGGATATGGCCATATGGGAAATGCTTTTGCTAAACGTTTACAAGGCTTTAATTGCGAAGTTATTTTTCACGATATCCAGGATAACTTATCCAATCAATATGCCACGCAAGTTTCGTTAGCCACCTTACAACAAAAAGCAGACATCATCAGTTTGCATATTCCTCAAACTCCAGAAACAATGAACCTCATTAATCAATCTTTTATTGAGCAGATGGCTAAACCTTTTTGGTTAATTAATACCGCACGAGGTAAATCTGTACATACTGCTGATTTAGTTGCTGCATTAGAAAATGGAAAAGTACGAGGAGCTGCCTTAGATGTGCTAGAGTATGAAAAATCTTCCTTTGAGCATATGTTTGCTGACGAAACATTACCTCAACCGATGCAATACTTGATTCAATCAGAAAAAGTCTTATTATCTCCCCATATTGCAGGCTGGACCTTTGAGAGCAAAGAGAAATTAGCTCAAGTAATCATAGATAAAATTCGATTAAATTTTAGTTAG